A stretch of Cicer arietinum cultivar CDC Frontier isolate Library 1 chromosome 5, Cicar.CDCFrontier_v2.0, whole genome shotgun sequence DNA encodes these proteins:
- the LOC101508050 gene encoding uncharacterized protein codes for MASKKPWRIIPRPLLETILNNHAQHHRVHQPLILHGPRGVGKTTLILERLLNNWNKGPHITGYVDFAQTIKAHNGPSFPWDSWSNSPPPNLSDCRKSLDQCLEAMAEKALRLGAITSRQIFTSLNKWHGLTGALRRVLHTPDYNKASPAVLWDRAVFAMLSQCNAEEINRVLGFGEKENSVLSVEEASYFKESVVALKLAKKVIEIQQGWRANAIAHMKRTGNFSRRLTHSSTDWPLLLLDLLSQAAEIDHFQPKLVINNIEVLKHAIENDEFSVSGPLYHDSLIWRIIALGANEQCLPVILVTSDSYYSYEAFLDFGYMEIFISRETFGWTPQEAKMHMVADYFSPSEWNVIAEVLGPNPRHLFELHALKQSNYLQKTTADRTSTFEDIVDAYLAYLQISVVNPALDRALEILQNFAIDVRNGKVSDDKLRFGAPWRHPPHVDDPKLRMEWAKIQLMDFVQCLVNADFGVNYRIEYSEEIFDDPSAVALLQVGLLYAQRDPPFFRPISRGIQRCLVRWLVQQRMQLRFPHLIRFLWHRIIRGRYYRHLMVQVDGKY; via the exons atggCATCAAAAAAACCATGGAGAATAATTCCAAGACCCCTCCTAGAAACTATTCTCAACAATCACGCTCAACACCACCGTGTCCATCAACCACTCATCCTTCACGGCCCCAGAGGCGTCGGAAAAACCACCCTCATTCTTGAACGTTTACTCAACAACTGGAACAAAGGTCCTCACATCACCGGTTACGTCGATTTCGCCCAAACCATTAAAGCCCATAACGGTCCATCATTTCCATGGGACTCATGGTCCAATTCCCCACCTCCCAATCTATCCGACTGCCGGAAAAGCCTCGACCAATGTCTAGAAGCCATGGCCGAGAAGGCTCTCCGATTGGGCGCCATTACCTCACGTCAGATATTCACTTCACTTAACAAATGGCACGGTCTCACTGGCGCGCTTCGGCGCGTGTTGCACACTCCTGATTATAATAAGGCTTCCCCTGCTGTTCTGTGGGACCGTGCAGTTTTCGCGATGTTGAGTCAGTGTAATGCCGAGGAGATCAATAGGGTTTTGGGATTTGGGGAAAAGGAGAATAGTGTTTTGTCGGTTGAGGAAGCTTCGTATTTTAAGGAATCTGTGGTGGCGTTGAAGCTCGCGAAGAAAGTTATTGAGATTCAGCAAGGGTGGAGGGCGAATGCTATTGCTCATATGAAACGAACTGGTAATTTTTCTAGGAGGCTCACGCATTCTTCAACTGATTGGCCTCTTTTGTTGCTGGATTTGTTGTCACAGGCTGCTGAAATTGATCATTTTCAG CCGAAGCTGGTTATTAACAATATTGAAGTTCTAAAGCATGCTATCGAAAATGACGAGTTTTCAGTCAGTGGACCACTCTATCATGATAGTTTGATATGGAGAATAATTGCTTTGGGCGCTAATGAGCAGTGTTTGCCTGTTATCCTTGTGACATCTGATAG TTATTATTCATACGAAGCTTTCTTGGATTTTGGATATATGGAGATATTCATCTCGCGTGAG ACCTTTGGGTGGACTCCACAAGAAGCTAAAATGCATATGGTTGCCGACTATTTTAGTCCTTCAGAA TGGAATGTGATTGCTGAGGTACTTGGGCCAAACCCTCGACATCTATTTGAACTTCATGCTCTTAAACAAAGCAATTATTTGCAGAA GACAACAGCAGACAGAACTAGTACATTCGAGGACATTGTAGATGCTTATCTAGCATATTTACAG ATTTCTGTCGTGAATCCTGCGTTGGATAGAGCGTTGGAGATCTTGCAAAACTTTGCAATTGATGTACGCAATGGTAAGGTTTCAGACGACAAATTACGTTTTGGTGCACCTTGGAGGCATCCTCCACATGTTGATGACCCTAAATTGCGCATGGAGTGGGCAAAGATTCAGTTGATGGATTTTGTTCAATGTCTGGTTAATGCAGACTTTGGG GTCAATTACCGAATTGAATATAGTGAAGAAATATTTGACGATCCTTCTGCTGTTGCATTATTACAG GTGGGTCTGCTTTATGCTCAACGTGACCCACCATTCTTCCGGCCCATATCTAGAGGAATTCAGAGGTGTCTAGTAAGATG GCTTGTCCAGCAGCGGATGCAACTCAGGTTCCCCCACTTGATTCGATTTCTGTGGCACAGAATAATACGGGGACGTTATTATCGCCATTTGATGGTACAAGTAGACGGCAAGTACTAG